The Alosa sapidissima isolate fAloSap1 chromosome 6, fAloSap1.pri, whole genome shotgun sequence genome window below encodes:
- the mycn gene encoding N-myc protein — translation MPALITKNSDMEFDSLQPCFYPDEDDFYFCGPPSEDIWKKFELLPTPPLSPSRAALPGATGDIVSATGVDCTLPPGLGLTDPLDWASELFLLPEDDIWGAPEGDLFGSAMDSTNENSIIIQDCMWSGFSAREKLERVVNEKLGLGKATVGPVTGSSGACSKNATIVKAPADTELNSSISECVDPAVVFPFPVHKRNSGSSKTMGGQTGTVISPAVNSVQDDTLSDSDDDDDDDDDEDDDEDDEDDDDEEDEEIDVVTVEKRRLGWSGAGGVVSKPPVELILKRSAAASLHQEQHNYAAPSPYASVCHGNSSDSPLGGAASAPPSKRHKPDRLKPASPTAASTALSTPSSSSSGSRHRRAEASGNSPPRTSGGSSDSDDFERRRNHNILERQRRNDLRSSFLTLRDQLPELASNNKAAKVLILKKATEYVGSLETQQRRLLQEKDKLQARRQQLLRRLEQARTR, via the exons ATGCCGGCTCTGATAACTAAAAACTCCGATATGGAGTTCGACTCCTTGCAGCCTTGCTTTTATCCCGACGAAGACGACTTCTACTTCTGCGGCCCACCTAGCGAGGACATCTGGAAGAAATTTGAACTCTTGCCTACGCCTCCCCTTTCACCAAGCCGCGCTGCGCTTCCCGGGGCGACCGGAGACATCGTCTCGGCGACCGGGGTCGACTGTACGCTGCCCCCGGGGCTTGGATTAACGGATCCGCTGGACTGGGCTTCCGAGCTGTTCTTGCTTCCGGAAGATGACATTTGGGGAGCGCCGGAGGGCGACCTTTTCGGCTCGGCTATGGATTCTACTAACGAAAACTCTATAATTATTCAGGACTGCATGTGGAGCGGCTTCTCTGCCCGGGAGAAACTCGAACGGGTGGTCAACGAGAAGCTGGGACTTGGCAAAGCCACGGTGGGCCCAGTGACTGGGTCGTCGGGGGCGTGCAGCAAAAACGCTACAATTGTCAAAGCACCAGCCGACACTGAGTTGAACAGCTCCATATCGGAGTGCGTGGATCCCGCGGTGGTGTTCCCATTCCCGGTGCACAAAAGAAACAGTGGCAGCAGCAAGACAATGGGCGGCCAAACTGGGACGGTCATTTCACCCGCTGTCAACAGTGTTCAGGACGACACCCTGAGTGACTCCG atgacgatgatgatgatgatgatgatgaagacgaCGACGAAGATgacgaggatgatgatgatgaggaagacGAGGAGATTGATGTGGTGACGGTAGAGAAGCGGCGTTTGGGTTGGTCAGGCGCGGGAGGCGTGGTCAGTAAACCCCCGGTCGAGCTCATCCTGAAGCGTAGCGCGGCAGCCTCGCTTCACCAGGAGCAACACAACTATGCTGCCCCTTCCCCTTACGCCTCTGTCTGCCATGGCAACTCCTCAGACTCCCCCCTAGGGGGCGCTGCGTCCGCACCCCCAAGCAAACGCCACAAGCCCGACCGGCTCAAACCAGCTTCGCCCACCGCTGCATCGACAGCGCTGTCAACACCGTCATCGTCGTCCTCGGGTAGCCGGCATCGTCGAGCGGAGGCGAGCGGCAACAGCCCACCCCGCACTAGCGGCGGCAGCTCAGACTCGGACGACTTTGAGCGCCGGCGCAACCACAACATCCTGGAGCGGCAGCGGCGCAACGACTTGCGCTCCAGCTTCCTGACGCTGCGCGACCAGCTTCCCGAGCTAGCCAGCAACAACAAAGCGGCCAAGGTGCTCATTCTGAAGAAGGCCACAGAGTACGTGGGCTCCCTGGAGACCCAACAGCGGCGACTGCTACAGGAGAAGGACAAACTGCAGGCACGCCGTCAGCAACTGCTTCGCCGTTTAGAGCAGGCCCGGACACGCTAA